In the genome of Dyadobacter fermentans DSM 18053, the window AGTGGTTCCCGAATTCATATGCGATATCGGCATTAAGAAGGGTGAGAAAATTGACTATGCGATTTTTAGAGACGGATCTCCCATAATTCTTGTTGAATGCAAGCACTGGAAGCAAAAACTGGATGTTCATGACGGTCAGCTACTAAGGTACTTTCATGTTTCCAAAGCGAAATTTTCAATACTAACTAATGGTACAGTCTTTCGATTTTACACTGACTTAGTAGAACCAAACAAAATGGACGAAAAGCCATTTCTTGAATTCAATATTGAAGAAATCAAGGATGGACAAATTGAGCAACTTAAAGAATTTCACAAAGCATACTTCGACGTCGACAATATCTATCAGTCTGCTAGTGAATTAAAATACATAAATGAAATTCGCCACCTAGTCACACAGGAGTTCAACGAACCTAATGACGAATTTGTGAAATATTTTGCGAGACAGGTGTATCCGTCCGTAATGACGTCGAAAGTTGTAGATGCGTTCAGAGCACTCGTAAAAAGGACAATCACAAACATAATCAACGATACAATTAACGAACGACTGAAATCTGCCATTGCGAAACACGATGCACCAATCCAGGAAGAGCCCGCGCCAGGAACAATGACCGTGGCAAATAGCAGCCCAGGCAATCAGGATAAGGAAATCGTCACTACCGACGAAGAGCTTGAAGGTTTTTACATCGTCCGCTCAATCCTGCGCCCTAAGATTCCAGCGGCTCGGATTACTCATCGGGATGCACTTTCGTATTTTGCTATTTTTGTTGACGACAATAATCGGAAGCCTGTTTGTCGACTATATTTGAACAGTCCAACCAAAAGGCACATTGGCGTTTTCGACTCCGACAAAAAAGAGACGAAATTCGAGATCAAAACAATTGACGATATCTACAATCACTCAGAATCGCTAACTAAAATTGTCGAATTGTATTTGGACACTAAGAAATGAGTATTACGCTAGCTCGCAAAAGCCAGGTATGTTTGCCTGGCTTTTAGCGCTCTGCCAGTCGATATGCTAACAACGCACTTACCTAAATCCGCTAAATCCAACCGGTAGATCATCTACCAACTAAACCATTTCTCAGAAACACTTAGTGCAAAGCACGCTTCAAGTATTGCGATCGTATTTCAGCAACAAACAGCTTTCCAATGAAAAAGCATTACGATGTCATCATCATGATGACTTCATTCTTCCTCATCTTCGTGTTTTTCTTCACTGGCGTTTGGGCGTTTTCAGAGAAGATCGGCGATGGGTCATGGAACGAGCAGATATTCATCGGAAGTGGAATCGGCGTTGTAGTTGCCATTGTTACATTTATCGTCTCGCTAATCTGGACATTTGTGAGAGGATGGAAATAATTGCAACTCTCTAAATACAAAGCAAGTAACCTCCCCCACCCGGCGACTTATTAGGACGCTTAACATTTTCCAGCGCCTAATTCCATGAAAATAAAACTCTTATCTACGCTACTTCTCATCACATTCGCGAGCGCGTTTGCGCAGCAGGCCGCGAACCGCCCGACGGTGGTAGCGGGCTTTCCCGTCAATTACAATGAAGATTCCGTCGGAACGTACACATTGCCGGAGTTGCTCAAAACGGCCGATGGTAAGCCCGTGACGACGGCCAGGCAATGGACCGAGAAGCGCCGGCCTGAACTGCTGCGGCTGGCGGAAGAGAATCAATTCGGGAAAATGCCGCCCAAGCCGAAGGATTTGTCATTCCATGCGTTCGATGACGGCACGCCGGCTTTCGATGGGAAGGCCATTCGCAAGCAGGTGACGGTGTATTTTACCAAGGACACGTCGGAGCATAGGATGAACCTGCTGATCTATACCCCCGCAAAGGCCGTGAAACCCGTGCCGCTGCTGATGAACATTTCATTTACAGCCTACAACCAGATTATTGACGATCCCGGCTTACGCGTGGGCGAGATTTGGAACAAGGAGGGCAAAAAAGTGAAGGCCGACAAGCCGACGCCATTTGGAAAACTGAATGTGGAGCAGTTTATCGACGCCGGGATCGGCTTTGCGACCGTGTATTACGGCGACATCGAACCCGATTTTAAAGACGGGCTGACGCATGGCATCCGCAAAACATACCTCAAACCCGGCCAAACGGAGCCGGCCGCCGACGAATGGGGCGCCATTTCCGCCTGGGCCTGGGGACTAAGCCGGGCGATGGACTATTTCGAGACCGACCGGCAGATCGACACCAAACGCATTGCATTGCAGGGCGCGTCGCGGCTCGGGAAGACGGTGCTGTGGGCCGGCATTCGCGATCCGCGGTTCAAAATGGTGATCGCCAGCATTTCCGGCGAGGGCGGGGCGGCATTGGCCCGGCGGAATTACGGCGAGACGATCCGTCACATTTCCGACCCGTCGCGGTACTTGTATCAATTTGCGCCCAATTACCACGGCTGGGCCGGGCGCGTGAACGACATGCCGATCGACGCGCACATGCTCGTGGCGCTCATGGCCCCCCGACCGCTGCTGCTGCAAACCGGGAGTACGGATTACTGGTCCGATCCGAAAGGAGAATTTCTGTCCGCCGTCGCGGCAGCGCCTGTTTACCGCCTTTTCGGAGAAACGGCACCGTCGACTTCTGCGACAATGCCCGCAGCTGGCGACACCGCTTTGCTCATGAACCGCCTCGGATATTTCATGCACGAAGGCGGGCATACCGTGCTGCCCGAGGACTGGCAGCTCTTCATACGCTACATGCAAAAGTATTTGTAAAAAGTCTTTGCAGGCTACTCAAAGCCGCGAAGCGTCGCCGGGCAGGCCGCTGGTTGCACGAATGATTCTTCGTGTAGCTCCGTGGGCCGTCCTACTATACTTCGTGGCTTTTTGATATATCTAAAATCAAACGAACGTGGTTCAATGCAAACGTTTGCATAAACTTGCATTTATAGTTGCTTTATCGGATTTAAATATTTTATTTTGGCTCAAATTCAGTCATTTCATATTTATTAAAATATTTTAAAATAATATTTTCATCATAAACTCAGATTATTAGAAATGTCAAATATTGATCAAAAGATAAAAGTGGCGATCGTGGGCGTAGGCAACTGTGCAAGTTCGCTCGTGCAGGGGGTTGAATACTATACACGCTATGCAGATAAAACCTCTGGCCTGATGGCCGACAACATCGGCGGCTACCACGCGGAAAACATCGAATTCGTCTGCGGATTTGATGTCGATGAACGCAAAATCGGGCTGGAATTGAAGGATGCCATTTTCACCAAACCCAACTGCGCGATCGAGCTCTATACTGATATTAAAAGTGAAGCGCCTATCTACCGCTCGCCAGTTCTGGACGGTGTTTCGCCACAAATGCGCTCCTACCCCGCCGAAAACCGCTTTGTGGTGAAGGATGAGTTAAAAGAAACCGATTTGCTCACCAGCGGTGAACGGTACAATGCGGAACTCACAGCCGGCATTCGCGAAGAAATCGTCGCCCGCCTGCAAGCGCATGAGGCGGAAGTGCTGATCAATTACCTGCCCGTCGGCTCGCAGCTGGCTACGGAATTTTACGCCGGAATTTGCCTCGAACTAGGCATTTCGCTTGTGAACTGCATTCCGGTTTTCATCGCCTCGGACCCGGAATGGGAGCAGAAATTCATCGACGCGGGCATTCCGATCATCGGGGACGATATGCGCAGCCAGTTTGGTGCGAGTATTTTGTCGCAAATGTTGCAGGAACTTGCCTTTGAACGCGGCCATCACGTGAAGGCGCACATTCAGCGGAATGTAGGCGGCAACACCGATTTCCTCAATATGGAAGACAAAAACCGCCTGAAATCGAAGAAGATATCAAAAGAGAATGTGATCCGCGCGCAAAACGACATCCGGGGGATTTCTACCGCCGACAGCTTCCTGCACGCCGGTCCTTCCGAATACATCGCTTTTTACGGAGATAATAAAGTAGCCAATTTCCGGCTGGAACTCGAAGGCTTTATGGGCTCGCCCGTAACGCTCGATGCCCAGCTTTCGGTGCAGGATTCGCCTAACTCGGCCGGGGTGGTAATCGACGCCGTGCGCTATGTGTATGTTGCGCGCGAAATGGGGCTTGTGGGCGCATTACGCGGACCATCGGCTGCCACACAAAAGACGCCGCCGCAGCAAATGATGTTCGCCGACGCCACTTACGAATGCCACGCATTAGCCAAACGCGAGCTTACGGCATCGACCCGGAAACAGCTCAAAATGAGCCCCGTAATGGCCGATAGAATGGATTAAAAACGACAGACTTACTTTCCTAAACCCTTACTTCCCCGCGACCAGCACCTTCACGCCACGGTCTTCAAGGGATTTGATGGCCTCGTCCGGGATGCCCGCATCGGTCACGATGTACTGCACCTGGTCGAGGTCGCAAATTTTAGCGATGCCCCGCTTGCCGATCTTCGTGTGATCGGCGAGCACCACCACATTTTGCGCCGTCTCGATCATCTTCTGGTTCAGGCCGGCCTCCGTCAGGTTGCTGATCGACAGCCCAAAGTCGAAATCGATGCCGTCCACGCCGATAAACAGCACGCCGCACGAGATATGGTCGAGAATGTACTCGGCATAGGAGCCGGCCACCGACGACGAGTTCTGGCGGATCAACCCGCCCAATTGCAGCACCTCCACGTTTGGCCGGTTGCTCAGTTCCAGCGTCACTTTCACGGCCGGCGTGATCACCGTAATCTGTTTCGTAGGATGCAGACAGCGCGCCAGCTCGAACACCGTCGTGCCCGAGCCGATCATGATCGAATCGGTTTCCCGGATCAGGCCAATCGCCTCACGGGCAATGCTCTGCTTTTCGTCGGAGTTAATAAATTCCTTCTCGTTGATCGGCCGCTCCACGGCATAGGGGTTGTTGAGCGACCCGCCTCCGTGCGTCCTGAACAGCAGATTTTTGTCTTCGAGCAATTTCAGGTCCTTCCGGATGGTTACCCCCGAAACCTGCATTTGCTCCGAAAGCTGTATGATACTCACCGTACCAGCCCTTTTGAGCTCCTGCAAAATGAATTGATGCCTTTCCGTAATAGTCATGTCGGTACACTTTGGAAGCAAGTATAACAATTGTTGGCCGAACGGGGAAAGCTTAGCAGTAAACTAGCCGCCCGCTCATCCCATGTGTATGGTTTTCCATTCTAAAACATCCTTCATAAAAGGCGCAAACCGGGCATAATACTACTAAACAGCACATATTATCATATCATTATCATTCATGCGCACAAGTTTCAAAAAGTTTAATAATGTTTAATTTTGTTTAAATAATTTAATTTCATTTTGTTTGTATGGCATTCAAACTTCGATATTTCCAATTCATTATGCCTGATATTCCTATTTGACCATCCCGACGCCGCTTGAATTCCTAAACCGACCCCACATGACACCGACTACACCGTTTGACCGCATCGGACTTCCCCGACATCTCGCCTGGGGTTACCTGGGCATCCTGATCTTCATGATGGGCGACGGCGTGGAGCAAGGCTGGCTCAGCCCCTACCTCCTCGACCGCGGCATGACCATCCAGCAATCCGCATCGCTGTTTACCGTTTACGGCATTACCATCGCGGTTTCGTCCTGGTTTTCGGGCGTGCTAGCGGAAGGGTATGGGCCGCGTAAGGCCATGCTGATGGGCATTTTGCTATACATTATCGGCACGGTTGGTTTTGTAGGGCTTGGGATGGGATCGCTCAATTATCCCGTGATGCTGCTTACCTATGCGGTGCGGGGATTCGGGTATCCGTTGTTTGCCTATTCCTTTCTCGTCTGGATCACCTACCGCACGCCCGGGCACGCGCTTGGCCGCGCCGTGGGCTGGTTCTGGTTTGTTTTCACGGGCGGGCTCAATGTGTTCGGCGCCTATTATTCGAGCTGGGCCATCGAGCGCATTGGTTACCAGAATACGCTGTGGAGTTCGATATTCTGGGTGTCGGTCGGGGCATTTTTTGCATTGGTCCTGAACAAAGACCAGTTCGTTCCCTCAGGGCACGCGGCCGGTAAGGCCAAGGAGCTGCTGAAAGGCCTCACGATCATGCGCGAGGAGCCCAAAGTGCTGATCGGAGGCATTGTCAGGATCATTAATACCACGGCGCAATTCGCGTTTCCCGTGTTTTTGCCTACTTATATGGCGGCGCACGGGCTTTCTACGCAGGAATGGCTGTGGATATGGGGCACTATTTTCACCAGCAACATCATTTTCAACCTCATATTCGGCTTTGTGGGCGACAGGCTGGGCTGGCAAAACACGATCATGTGGTTCGGCGGGGTCGGGTGCGGCATCAGCACATTGCTTTTCTACTATTCCCCGGCGCTTTTCGACGGTAACTTCTGGCTGATCCTCATTCCCGGCATTTTATGGGGCGGCTTGCTGGCTGGTTATGTACCACTGTCGGCATTGGTTCCTTCGTTGGTAAGGGAGGAAAAAGGTGCTGCCATGGCCATCCTGAACCTCGGCGCTGGCCTGCCGGTGTTCATCGGCCCGGCGATAGTGGGCCTGTTCATCGGCACGATCGGCAGCGAAGGCGTGGCGTGGACGCTCGCGATCCTGTACTTCGTCAGCGCGGTGCTCACGCGCTTCATCACGCTACCCGAACCGGACCATGTCGCCACCAGTGAATCGGAAACCGTCAGCAGTGGCCTTGGATAACCGGTTCCAAACCACTCCCGACATTGAAATACATTCCAATACCAAAGGAAAACGACCACACAAACATGAAAATCCTGATTACCGCGCCCTATCACGACAAAGCACAGCAAGTATTGAAAGAGCATTTCGGAGAGGTTATTTACAAACCGTGGAAATTGCAGGAGCGCGCCTACAATGAAGCTGAGCTAAGCGCATTGCTACGCGAAACCGGCGCCGATGCCCTCATTACCGAGCACGACCACGTTACACCGGCCGTGATCACGGCATTTCCCGGGCTGCAATTTATCGGCGTGTGCCGCGGAACGCCGTCCAATGTGGCCGTAGCAACCGCCACGTCACTGGGCATTCCGGTTTTCAACACGCCCGCCCGCAATGCGCAGGCCGTGGCGGAAATGTTCATCGCCAACCTGATCACCCTCATGCGCAACACACTTGCCGGCATTGCCTGGCTGAAAGGCGGGCATTGGGAGGCCGGCGCGCATACTTCCTATTTGCAGTTCAAAGGGAATGAAATTGCGGGAAAAACCATCGGGATGGTCGGTTTTGGGGCGGTTGGACAAACTATTGCGAACCTGGTGAAACATTTTCCGGCGCAAATCTTATACTATGATCCGTTTTACACTTCGGACGATCCTGACTATCAAAAGGTGAGCCTGGAAGACGTTTTCCGCCTCAGCGATGTCGTGTCCATTCATTTGCCCGTCACCCCGGAAACCGAAGGCATGATCGGTGCGGAATTGATTGGTTTGATGAAAAAAGATGCCATTTTCGTGAATACGGCGCGTGCCGTGGTAGTGCAGCGCGAGGTGTTACTGGCCGCTATCGAAAGCCATGCCATCCGCGGCGCGATCCTCGACGTTTTCGACCATGAACCGCCTGATGCACTGGATTATCGCCTCATTCATCACCAAAACGTGCTTGCCACGCCGCACATTGCCGGGGCTACTTTTGAGGTGGAAGATCACCACGCCGACATTATGAACAAAGCCCTGCTCGGCTTTTATAAGGAGGGCAACCGCAACGTCCGCCAGCTCGTGAACCGCGGGGAATTGTCTGCCAAAACCCATTAATTCCTAAATCCATGACATTGAAACCGGCATACCTCGTGGCCGACATCGGGACCGGCAACGTGCGCGTGGCCATCGCCGATACTTCCGGCACGATCCTGGGCGTAGCGAGCGGCGACATGCGGTACGAAAAGGATGTCCATTATCCAGAATCCATTTTTTTCGACCCTAATGCCCTCTGGGTACAGATCAAAAACCTCGCGAAGGATGCATTGGCCCAGGCCGGACCGGTAACCGTTACGGCCATCACCGCTACGAGCCAGCGCGAGGGCATTGTGGCGCTCGACGGAGCCGGCAACCCGCTCCTCGGCATGCCCAATATCGACCACCGCGGCCGCGAATGGGAGGGCGCCACACCCGACAAACACGAAATTTACGCCCTCACCGGCCGCTATCCTACGTCGCTTTTTTCGGCATTGAAACTCGTAGGGCTTCGCAACCGGCGCCCGGAGATTTGGCAAAAGGTGTCGGCGATCGTCAGCATCAGCGACTGGGCGCAATATATGTTCGGCGGGAAGCTGGGCTATGAGCACTCGCAAGCCTCGGAAACCTTGCTGTACGATGTCGCCAGAGGCGAATGGTCGGAACGGCTTTGCGCGAAATTCGGGCTGAACGCCTCGCTGCTGCCGTCGCTTGTGCATTCGGGCTCCATTCTGGGCCGGGTGCTTCCGGAAACGGCCCGCGAGTTGGGCATCGCAGATTCGGCTGTTGTGGTGGTGGGCGGCTCAGACACGCAGCTGGCCATTATGAGCATGGCGCCCTCCGTGGAAGACATCGTGATCGTTTCCGGCACCACCACGCCCATTATCAAAATTGCCAGTCACTACCTTACCGACCCGCACGAGCGCACCTGGACCAACCGGCATACCGACAACGCCAGCTTCCTGCTCGAAGCGAACGCGGGCGTCACCGGCCTGAACTACCAGCGCCTCAAAGAGATTTTTTATCCCAATGAACCCTACGAACAGATCGAAACCGAAGTAGCGGCCATTCGCGACACGCATTGTGTGGCTGCGCTGGGCTCGCTGCTTGCGGGAGAGCAGGCACCGCTGACCCGCGGTGGGTTCGTTTTCAACACGCCGGTTTCGCACCAGCTTAGCCGGGCCCATTTCGTGTGGGCTACCCTGTGGGACATCGCGTGCAGCATTGCCGAAAACTATCAGGTCCTGCGCGAAGTAGCCCGCCACGACCGGGACTACGTGTGGATGTGCGGCGGCGGCGTCCAAAGCAAGCTGCTCAGGCAATTTATTGCCAATTTGTTGGGTAAAAAAGTAATGATCCGCACCAACTACCGCCAGGCCTCGGTCTCGGGCGGCGTGGTGGTGTGTAACAATGCATCAGGCATTCCGAACAGCGCACCGCGAACGCTGGAAGTTACCGAACCGGACGGCGATGCGATTTATGCCGGGTGGTATGAAGACTGGAAGTGCGCCAGGCGTGCATTCAAGTCGTCGCATTGACATTAAACCCTTCATTTTCAATAATATCGTTCAATGCAGGCATATTTCATAGGAATTGACGTGGGCACGCAGGGTGTGCGGGTGGTAATGCTCGATAACACGGGCAGCACGATCGGCAGCAGCGAGCAGATTTTCCCGCTCACGCCAGGCTCGCGTGAGGAGCAGTCGCCGGCGGTATGGTGGGAAGCGGTGTGGGAATGCCTGCAAAAATTGCTGCATGCAGCCCGCGGGAACATTGACCTGAATGCGGTAAAGGCCGTTTCCGTCACATCCACATCCGGCACGGTAATCCCGCTCGGCGACAACCACGAACCCCTGCATAAAGCATTGATGTACTCTGACACCCGCCCTGCCGAAGAAGGAAAGCATTGCCGCGAGCTGGCACTTCGCTACCATGCGGAGGGTTACACGGGTTTCAATGCGTCGAGCGGTTTGTCAAAAATGGTTTGGTATTCCAAACATTACCCTGAAAACGCAGCGCGGATCAAAACCTGGGTTCATGCGGCGGATTTTATCATCGGGAAACTCTGCGGCGATTACTCAGTCACGGACTTCACGAATGCATTGAAATCGGGCTTCGACGTCGGCTCCGGTGAATGGCCGTCGTGGCTCACGGAGCATCTGCCGCTACACAAGGATTGGTTTCAAAAAGTGGTTCCTTCGGGTACGACCATCGGTAATTTGCTCCCGGACCTGCGTGAAAGTCTTGGCCTGGGCCCTATTCGCGTGATAGCAGGCATGACCGACGGCTGCGCGTCGCAAGTCGCTTCCGGTGCCGTGCAACCCGGCGACTGGAACACGACCATCGGCACAACGCTCGTAGTGAAAGGCGTCACGATCCGCGAGGTCCGCGATCCCGAAGGCCGCCTTTACAGCCACCGGCACCCCGAAGGCTACTGGATGCCCGGCGGTGCAGGCAATATCGGCGCCGATTGGGTGTCCGCCGGCTTTGCCGACGACCTGGCCGCGCTCAACACGGCGGCTGCCAGCCTCATCCCCACCGGACTGATCGCCTACCCGCTCCTGCAAGCCGGCGAGCGATTTCCGTTCATTGCGCCGCAGGCACGCGGGTTTGCACCTGCCGATGCCAGCCGGGAAGCTACATTCGCCGCCAATATGGAAGGCGTGGCATTTGTGGAGCGGTATGCCTACGAAATGATCGAAAAACTCTCGCGGGAAGTGGTGAAGGCAGTGTACACGGCCGGCGGCGGCAGCAACAGCGATGTGTGGCTGCGCATCCGCGCCAACGTCCTGAACAGGCCCGTACACAAATGCGGTAATGTGACCGGCGCGGCAGGAGCGGCGATTGTAGCCGCCGCAGGCTCGCATTTCGGGACGCTTTCCGAAGCCGCACGGGCGATGACACGCATTGAAAGCACCGTGTACCCCGAGCCCGCATTGGCAGAAGCCTACCGGCAGCAATACCGGAATTTTATCCAAACTTTAACCGAAAAAGGATTTATAGCAGGGCCTGTGCCCGTAACCCACTGATCATGCTTCAAGTGTATCTGCTCCGCCACGGAGAAACGTTCTGGAATGCCGACGGCAACCGCTACTGCGGCGCTACCGACATCGGTCTCACTCCCAAAGGCCTCGAACAGGCCCGCGAGGCCGCGACATTGCTTCAAAACATAGCATTCGACGCCGTTTACACCTCCCCGCTTCAACGGGCGCACCACACGGCTACCATCGCTTCGGGCCATTACCCTGGCATAATCGTAGATGAGCGGCTTACGGAGGCTTCGTTCGGGGAATGGGAAGGCAAAACGCGGGCGGAGTTCATTGCCGAAAATCCGGCACTCTGGGACGCCTGGGCGCAGGAGCCCGATTACGTGCGCGCCGGCGGCACCGGCGAAACGGCCGTAGAGATCGTGACGCGCGTGGATGATTTTTTTAATGAAATACTGGAAAAACACCCGAATGGCACCGTGCTCGTAGTGGCGCACAATGCGGTGAACCGCTTTTATATGGCCTGGAAACTGGGGATGCCGCTCAAAAATTACCGGCAGATCGTCCAGGAAAACTCCTCGGTGACTTTGTTCAGCCTTGATGCGCAAGGTGAATTCAGCCTTTTAAAACTCAACTGTCGCTCCTGATCTTATTGTTTTTATGAAACCAAAACTCCTTAATTACCTGGCGCTCACCGCAATGCTTACTCTTGCCAGTGCCGCGGGCGGCCTTGCGCAGGACCGGCTTAATGTTCTGAAAATCAAAACGGCGAAGGACCTGCATGCCTATTTCAAATATACAGGCAACGACCCGGTGCTCATTGCCGGGCACCGCGGCGGGATGGTGACAGGGTTTCCTGAAAACTCCATCGCCACCTTCGAAAATACGTTGAAGCACACGCCGGCGTTTTTCGAAATAGACCCGCGCCTGACGAAAGACAGCGTAATGGTACTCATGCACGACGCCACGCTCGACCGCACCACCACCGGCACGGGCAAGCTTTCGAACTATACTTACGAAGAGCTCAAAAAATTCAGGCTCAAAGACGCAGAGGGCAACGTTACCGATTTCCCCATTCCGACATTATCCGAGGTGATTGAATGGGCGCGCGGCAAAACGGTCCTTAACCTCGATCATAAGGACGTACCCCTGGCCATGACCGCCGCGCTGATCCGCAAGCACAAAGCCGATGCATTTGTAATGCTCACCGTGCACAGCGCCGCCGAAATGCAGTATTACTTATCTCAAAACAAAAACCACACCTTCTCCGCATTCATCCGCAACAGGAAGGAGTACGAGGATTACGAAAAAGCCAACGCACCATTCAGCCAGATGATTGCCTACATCGGGCCGCACGTAAAGCCCGAAAACAAGGCATTGTACGAACTGCTCAACAAAAAAGGCACGATGTGCATGATCTCCGCGGCATCGTCCTACGACAAACTGAAAACCGCCGATGAACGCAAGGCCGCCTACCAGGCGATTGCAAAAGACGGGGCGTCCATCCTGGAATCCGATTTGCCCATCGAAGCAGCCGAAGCCGTGAAAGAATACACACAAAAGGCGCATTCGAAACAGCGCTTCTTCGGCAAAAAGTAGTCCGATCCGCATTGACGCACGAGCGCTACCAGTCAAAATCCCTGTACAACGGCGGACGCTCCTGTCCGCTTTTGAACAGGGATTTTTGCTGAAACAGGCTCAAACTCAATGCAAATGACGTTTCAGATAACTGGCAGGATATTTTACATACAGAAATGGATTAAATAACCGCTAACCAATTCTCATGAGACGAAGCGATTTGGGTGAATTTGAAGAAATCGTATTGCTGGCTGTGGCCGCACTGGCCCCGGGCGCCTACTCGGTGAGCATTGCCGAAGAGCTCGAAAGCGAAACAGGCCAGACCGTGAGCACCGGCGCCGTACACGCCGCCTTGCAGCGCCTGGAACAGAAGGGTTACCTGCATTCTCATTTGGGCGAGGCCACGCAGGAGCGCGGCGGACGCCGCAAACGGCTCTTTACCGTTACCGCTTACGGCGGCAAAGTGCTCCACGAGGCACGCACCGTGCGAAACAGCCTCTGGAACCGCATTGCACCGACGGAATTATCCAAAATGGGCCTCGATTTTTCAAACAGCTGACCTATGCGACCACCACTCCCACCCCGCTGGCTCGATAAGCTGGCCACGCGCATTTGCGCCCCGCACCTGCGCGAAGAATTGCTGGGCGACCTGCACGAACGCTACGCCCTGCGCCACCGGCGTGGCGGCGCGCGCAAGGCGAATTTCTTTTTTGCCCGCGAGGTTGCCGCATTGCTCCGGCCCTCGATCATGAGGCGGAAACCGGCGGCTTATGGCGCGCCGTCTGCATTCAGCGGCGATATGCTGCGGAATTATTTCAAAATCGGTTCGCGTGTGTTGCTCAAAAACAGCGGCTATTCGCTGATTCACCTCACCGGACTTTCGATCGGGCTTTGGGCTTGCATGATGGTGGCTACGGTGGTGATCGACAGCCTTTCGTACGACCGACAGTGGAGCAGGAAAGATGATATTTACCGGATCGTCACCCGGAACAGTATGGGTACCGGGTTTTCTGAGCGCAATTCGTCTTCGCCCATCGGGACTGGCGCCGAAACTGCAAAGTGATTACGCGGAAGTGCAGTCATGGTCGTCGGTGGACACGCATGAGCGGCATTTCAAAATACAGCCGGGAGATGATGCGGCCGTTAATACGAGTT includes:
- a CDS encoding FGGY-family carbohydrate kinase, yielding MTLKPAYLVADIGTGNVRVAIADTSGTILGVASGDMRYEKDVHYPESIFFDPNALWVQIKNLAKDALAQAGPVTVTAITATSQREGIVALDGAGNPLLGMPNIDHRGREWEGATPDKHEIYALTGRYPTSLFSALKLVGLRNRRPEIWQKVSAIVSISDWAQYMFGGKLGYEHSQASETLLYDVARGEWSERLCAKFGLNASLLPSLVHSGSILGRVLPETARELGIADSAVVVVGGSDTQLAIMSMAPSVEDIVIVSGTTTPIIKIASHYLTDPHERTWTNRHTDNASFLLEANAGVTGLNYQRLKEIFYPNEPYEQIETEVAAIRDTHCVAALGSLLAGEQAPLTRGGFVFNTPVSHQLSRAHFVWATLWDIACSIAENYQVLREVARHDRDYVWMCGGGVQSKLLRQFIANLLGKKVMIRTNYRQASVSGGVVVCNNASGIPNSAPRTLEVTEPDGDAIYAGWYEDWKCARRAFKSSH
- a CDS encoding FGGY-family carbohydrate kinase; the encoded protein is MQAYFIGIDVGTQGVRVVMLDNTGSTIGSSEQIFPLTPGSREEQSPAVWWEAVWECLQKLLHAARGNIDLNAVKAVSVTSTSGTVIPLGDNHEPLHKALMYSDTRPAEEGKHCRELALRYHAEGYTGFNASSGLSKMVWYSKHYPENAARIKTWVHAADFIIGKLCGDYSVTDFTNALKSGFDVGSGEWPSWLTEHLPLHKDWFQKVVPSGTTIGNLLPDLRESLGLGPIRVIAGMTDGCASQVASGAVQPGDWNTTIGTTLVVKGVTIREVRDPEGRLYSHRHPEGYWMPGGAGNIGADWVSAGFADDLAALNTAAASLIPTGLIAYPLLQAGERFPFIAPQARGFAPADASREATFAANMEGVAFVERYAYEMIEKLSREVVKAVYTAGGGSNSDVWLRIRANVLNRPVHKCGNVTGAAGAAIVAAAGSHFGTLSEAARAMTRIESTVYPEPALAEAYRQQYRNFIQTLTEKGFIAGPVPVTH
- a CDS encoding histidine phosphatase family protein is translated as MLQVYLLRHGETFWNADGNRYCGATDIGLTPKGLEQAREAATLLQNIAFDAVYTSPLQRAHHTATIASGHYPGIIVDERLTEASFGEWEGKTRAEFIAENPALWDAWAQEPDYVRAGGTGETAVEIVTRVDDFFNEILEKHPNGTVLVVAHNAVNRFYMAWKLGMPLKNYRQIVQENSSVTLFSLDAQGEFSLLKLNCRS
- a CDS encoding glycerophosphodiester phosphodiesterase family protein, with the translated sequence MKPKLLNYLALTAMLTLASAAGGLAQDRLNVLKIKTAKDLHAYFKYTGNDPVLIAGHRGGMVTGFPENSIATFENTLKHTPAFFEIDPRLTKDSVMVLMHDATLDRTTTGTGKLSNYTYEELKKFRLKDAEGNVTDFPIPTLSEVIEWARGKTVLNLDHKDVPLAMTAALIRKHKADAFVMLTVHSAAEMQYYLSQNKNHTFSAFIRNRKEYEDYEKANAPFSQMIAYIGPHVKPENKALYELLNKKGTMCMISAASSYDKLKTADERKAAYQAIAKDGASILESDLPIEAAEAVKEYTQKAHSKQRFFGKK
- a CDS encoding PadR family transcriptional regulator, encoding MRRSDLGEFEEIVLLAVAALAPGAYSVSIAEELESETGQTVSTGAVHAALQRLEQKGYLHSHLGEATQERGGRRKRLFTVTAYGGKVLHEARTVRNSLWNRIAPTELSKMGLDFSNS
- a CDS encoding permease prefix domain 2-containing transporter, with product MRPPLPPRWLDKLATRICAPHLREELLGDLHERYALRHRRGGARKANFFFAREVAALLRPSIMRRKPAAYGAPSAFSGDMLRNYFKIGSRVLLKNSGYSLIHLTGLSIGLWACMMVATVVIDSLSYDRQWSRKDDIYRIVTRNSMGTGFSERNSSSPIGTGAETAK